The nucleotide window CGATCTAAGACGAGATGAAGCAAGACGGGACTACAACGAGGTTGGCGTAGAGCATGGTCGCTCCTTCAATTGCAGTGGTGATCAGTACATGAAGCTTAGCCATAGTTGCAGCGACGATCGGCGAACAACAGAGCTTTGTCAAACAACGGCACCTTCTCTTTCGTTCACTGATgctttttttggattttaggtTTTGAGGAAAGTATCGGATTTTTTGAGAATCAACTCTATTTTATTTCCTCAAAGATAATTCAATAAATGAAGTAAATGATTCTCACTCTTGAGATGACTTCTTGAGTCGGTTcattacttttggcacaaaaatGAGGAAAGAATTATGAAACACGTTTTTTTTTGTCCATTTCTATTCTAAAATGAAgtaaagaacaaaagaaaaaagatcatCCTGATAGAGTTATCAAACGGCACTTAGTACTGCATTTCttgttaggggtgtcaaaacctaacccgaacCGATATAATCGATCGAAACTGACTGATgaaacttgaattgaatcaaatcaaaccaaattgatctttattggattggttttggactgaggtatgttagGACCAACTAAAAACTGGTCTAAACCGAATTGACcaataatcaaaccaaatgaaaccgataaaaaaataaatgattatgagattataaattaatgaattaactattcattttttataatattagtgagaaaaatCTTTATTGTAAGGGGTATTGTTACAAATCACTAAATATCAGgttataaatagagaaattgatttgtaaattgtaataatgcttccattgatttccttgttcattatacaaaactagttgaatagttaaatgaatgattggataatatgattcattttgtgatttcaatattaacaATCTTCTTTATAATTTGTTATCtgttggtttcaatattaattatctttcctatacaacgataaaccatgatttaatcacaaatttaaagtgtttttttggtcaaatcttgtcactataagttatgaatgtcaAGCTCAATAATAAACAGATCTAAATCGGTATTCACttgatattaaaaaatcaaaataaaccgaaatcaaaccaaatcaaaaccaaaattgatcaaaaatcaaagttccttatcaaattggttttggtctctcTCATTCCTACATCGAAACTGATTCAATCCCCCAAAACTAAATCGAATgaatcaattgacacccttatgtaTTCTCGGACACTCCAGCTGTCCagcacgagagagagagagattcttggAACGTGTTCCAAAGATACTCCCAGCTgctggattcttgggatacattCCAAAGGTGCTCCCAGCTGCCGTACGTGCATTGAACTCTCTTTCTGTCCGTGTTGGAGAAGATCTAAATCATCCCCCAAGATGTGTCTTTTTCTTTGATATCGTCTTTCCCCTCTTTCTGCAATTCATTATTGTCCCTCAAATCACGCGGCTCCTTGTgatttcatttttcatctttttctccTCTTAGTATTTGTTTAATAAACATTAAATGATTTAAAACAGAGATACCATTTATTTATAGGAAAAGATTGAACATGCCGCCGGGCTCTAGGTAACGTCATGGGCAACAGACACATCGGAGGGAAGACAGCCATGTGCTGATGTGCAGGTGGGTCTTTTTTActgggagaggggagagaggcATCTTGATTGAGCAGCCGATGGTGTGCCAACTGCCAAGCACATGGGTTTCTTCTATTActtttttaggagagagaaaatgagagtTGCAGTACTCTCTACTCATGTTCATACTTCAGAgggacttctctctctctctctctcatcctggAGGTTTGGTGAAGCAGCAGCCTAGCAACAACAGTGGATGAATCCATCGGTCGTAGACTGGTAGTAGTGCTCTTTCTCCCAATTTACTCACTGTTTCCATCCCTTGATTCTTGaatcttcctctcttcttcaccCCCTTTGATCTACATCTCTCTTTGCCTCTCCTTTGCCTGTCTTTGGAGTATTTCTATATTCATATTTACAGACGATGATTATCCGTCTTGGGCTACCTCTAGAACTCTGGTTTTCAGTTAGACCTCATCAATATCGCTTAAAACTTGTTGGTTTAAGTTTCATAGTTTAGAGTTGTGATCAATGATTGAAGGTTAAAGTTTGTGGTTTCATGGATTAAGATTTAAGTGACATGCTTTTGAGAGAAATTGTTGGCGGCTAATTGAAGCCAACAAATGTGTATACTCAAAAATCAAAGCACATCCAACATGGGTGCTCTTCTGAACCAACCTTTGGCTCTGGAACAACTACCGGATCCCAATTTCTTATGCAACTCTGAAGGCTCTGGACCATCCTAGCTTGTTTTGAATACATAGGAACTGAGAAGTAAacttaaagagaaagaaaacccagAAGAAAAAGTAGTATTGACAGTTAACGGAAGAAGCCATGGCAATTGTGTTCAAGGAAGACCTCCAATTGTTCGACGGTTTGTTTGAGAGAAAAACAAGAGCCTAGCTGCGTTGCCGGTTCTCCGGAAGCATTGCAGTATTCAAGGTTTTGGTAGCGTTGAACTACATAATGCAAGCAAACATCTTCCAAAGGTTGGGAGAGCTCTCTCTGACTAAGTGAGTTCAGATTTCAGAATTCAGTCTCACAATTAACAAGTGAAGGGAAGAGAGCACCAGCGAAAAAGTTGTAACTATTGCATCTCTAGTAACCACACCGCTTCCAGAGTTGCATCCAGAGTTTGCAAGGAACTGACCATGTTATCAGGTACTTAGGAAAGGCCTTTGAACTGATTATCcaaaaatgtaaaattaaaTGGAACCTGCCCTTGAGGCCTATCCCCTTCCTCTTGTGTGACCAAATTGAAAGCATTGGAGTTGCACAAGGAGATTGTCAGAAGACCATGTCCAagaacaatttttctttttgttacacctggaaaataaattttttatttttttcagctTTCAATTGctaaatttcagttttcttGGTCATCAAGAGGATAGAAATTTATTGTTGTTATCTTTTACATACTGAAATTTGGATCACCTGATGCAATATGGCATCACTATTTAGCATCATTCCAATCAAGCTGTTGAGTTCTGAGTCTTCTGGCCCTTTGGTTTGGTTAAACTGGGTTGCAGCTGCTACTGCAATTAGTAGGGAGATGACCAGGGTGTCAGCTGATAGCTTCAATTCCAGGGCCTTCTCCGGGACACTTAGTCAAATTTGTACTGAAATGGCCAAAACAGTTGGTTCTATCTGCAGTTATCTGTATCAGGATCCACTCTGAGCTTGCAGGTTCTGCAGTGCAATTTTCTGAATTGGAAACAAAGAAATCtccattttatatatatattgattcaGTGCAAGGTGCTAAAATGACATGATTCCTCCACTtgcttttctctccttcttcagcTCACCAGCTTTCTTCACCTCTCCACACCCCACCTCATATTCTCTCTCGCGCCGGTTTGCATGAACAAAATCATATACCAATCTTCCCACTCTTCTATTTCTCCTACTTGTTTTACTCCCAACTCTTCCCCTTTCCTTTCCTACTGATTGTGACATAGGTACAAAAGATATCCAAACCAGTGGTACCAAAGCTGCAAGAAATTGTAGCAGAATTCCCACAGGCAAGCTTGTGTAATCACCAGAAGAAATTCCTACTAAAGATGCCAACCAAACACCCATAAACCCACTGATAATGGATGATAAACGAAAAGCTGAAGCTAAAAATGACATGAGCAATCCTTCACAACCTGGTGGGCATAAATTTGCAAACAGCACTGAGAAAGGAAGGAGCTTAAATTCAGCAATGGTTTCTGCTAAACCTGACATGCATAGGGCATAAGCTTCGTTTGGAATTCCCAACTTAAGATTGATCTGCTTCACTAGCACCAAGTCCAGGAGAAGAGAAGTTGCATATACAATCTGAACGGTACCTATCAATTTCCTCATGGGAACTGTTTTCCAATACCGAACATATAGAACAGTTGCAGATAGAAGCATCAATTGACCAATCACTTTAGACATCCCAATGATTGAAGGATCAAGCTTTAGACATTGTGTTTGGTAGCAGAAGATGGTGCCTGACAAAATTGGAACCACAGAAATGGAAGCTACAAcccagaagagaggaagagaaatgCTCTCCTCACTAATTGTAGTAAGAAGATTGGAGAATTGCTTGCATAGGTTCTCTGAGACAGAATTCCTTGTGAGATGGTGCCCTGATGGTTGTGGCAAACTGAGGGAAGCCTCCCTGGTCTTTGAGGAAATTGCAAGTTGAATGGATAGTAGGAGAGCAAATAAGAAGAACATGGTATTGGTTTGTTGTGTTTTCAATAACAAAAAACAGCCCAATAGGTTGCCTAATATTCCCCCAGCAGCTAGTGTCATGAGAGCATAAGATTGAAGACCACCCAATTTGTGCTTTTGACTGTACTCTGCTACAAAAGCATCTCTTGCAACTTCTGTGATTGATGCACCAATGTTGCTGAGCAAAATGCATGCCATTAGCATAggaagaacatcacccacaacTGGGGTCAATGCTATGCCTCCCCATGACAGAATTTGCAATATGACTGTACAGTATGATCCATATCAGTAACTTAGAGGGAAATTTCAACATTTGTTTATATCCCTCAAAATAATTGCAATAAATAATGATTAGATTCTGCATAGTTAAGCGGATTTGATTcaactccattaagttgggataaggctttttCGTTGTTGTATGGTTATTCGGATTCGATTATGCATTGTAACCAATCTTGAGTTTATTTCTTGTCTTCAAGTTAAGCTGAAGTTCTGATAGTATgaatattacttttttttttatacatctATGATGGTATCATGTTGGAGAAGGCAATCACATTCTGCATACTCTATTATTGACATAATATTAGTATTATTATCAGTCTTTTTCCTATTGAAACAAATTGAATTCATGAATTGAGCTCCATTTTTTCCATGTAGAAAAtgggaaaggaaaattttcctatGAAATAAGATTTTCCATTGTTTCTTTTAAGATAAAATGCTAAAAAGGAATTGAAAAGTAGGAAATTCTTAATAGGAAGGAAATTTGGTGTAAAGTGTCATTGCATGAAAAATTGGGAGAAAGAACTTGCCAGTCTAGTGTAGGCAACACCAGTGTGCGGGGCAATGGGAGGGTGCGCAGGAGCATCTTCAACTCCCGtgttttttgggggggagggggcagCGTGGTCTTTTCAGAGATTCCTTTGCATACC belongs to Macadamia integrifolia cultivar HAES 741 unplaced genomic scaffold, SCU_Mint_v3 scaffold1497, whole genome shotgun sequence and includes:
- the LOC122063957 gene encoding probable folate-biopterin transporter 8, chloroplastic, which codes for MIYTSLPNRDTLISVTQGIQLMPPPSSASLHSNLIFSVHHQNPRVSSSSKNSNNSIKLIHILKPIIVTSDEQVHPQKNSNTKRNCRITESVPQVGHQDMSVLCGFGYWVQGFRCFPWLALNFHMAHTLNLDPSVLQLVQNSANLPMVAKPLFGVISDAVYIGGARRIPYISIGVILQILSWGGIALTPVVGDVLPMLMACILLSNIGASITEVARDAFVAEYSQKHKLGGLQSYALMTLAAGGILGNLLGCFLLLKTQQTNTMFFLFALLLSIQLAISSKTREASLSLPQPSGHHLTRNSVSENLCKQFSNLLTTISEESISLPLFWVVASISVVPILSGTIFCYQTQCLKLDPSIIGMSKVIGQLMLLSATVLYVRYWKTVPMRKLIGTVQIVYATSLLLDLVLVKQINLKLGIPNEAYALCMSGLAETIAEFKLLPFSVLFANLCPPGCEGLLMSFLASAFRLSSIISGFMGVWLASLVGISSGDYTSLPVGILLQFLAALVPLVWISFVPMSQSVGKERGRVGSKTSRRNRRVGRLVYDFVHANRREREYEVGCGEVKKAGELKKERKASGGIMSF